The Deltaproteobacteria bacterium region TTCCGGAGCCAACCCACATATTCCGCATTCGCGTCGTTGGCCCCCACCTTGCCGCCACGCCCCATGAACTTCGTCAAGCAAACGCCGTATCCCAGCATGGCGGCATTGCGCTTCTCATGAACGTCCTGGTAATCGGGATCCAGGGCCCCGTTTACGTCCCCGGAAAGGGCCTTCGAGGCGGCAAGGACCCGATAAACGGTCCTTGGATCGGGTCTCCGCCCCTCCAGCACAAGCAGGTCCTGGACGATGGACTCGATCAACCGGGTCTTGGCACCCGTAGCCCCATCGCTGCCGGTCTCCTCCTTGTCCACGAAGAGGACCAAGGCCGTCTTCTCGCTCTTCTCCTCTCCATCCAGGAGGGCCCTCAGACTGGCAAAAGCACAAATCCGATCATCCTGGCCGTAGCCCCCTACGAGGGATCTGTCCCAGCCCACGTCCCTGGCCTTCTCGGCGGGCACCACCTCAAGTTCGGCACTGACGAAGTCCTCTTCGACAATGCCGTATCGCCTGTGGAGGTGATCCAGGACCGCCAGTTTGAATCTTTCCTTGGTCTCATGGTCGCCCAAGGGGATACCCCCTACGAGCAGATTAAGTTTCTCCGCCGGAATGGCTTCTTCGAGTTTTTTTTCGTACTGGGTTTTCCGGGCCAGGTGGGGGAGAAGATCCAGAATGGCGAAAACAGGATCTTCCGGATCTTCCCCGACAGCCAAATCCAGACGGCTTCCGTCACCTTTCACTATTCGGCCATGGAGCGCCAGGGGTCTCGCCACCCAGTGGTACTTCTTAACTCCTCCGTAATAATGAGTCTTCATGAAACCGAGGTCGGCCTCCTCGTAAATGGGCCTCTGCTTGAGATCCAGGCGCGGGGAATCGATATGGGAGACGATCAGGCGCATCCCTTCCTCCAGAGGGCTCTTTCCCGGACGCACCAGGGCGATGCACTTCTCGTGGAGGACCCTCATCATTTTCTGCGGCGGGCCCGTTCGGGGATCTTTTACGTAACCCTCCCTTGAGGCCGCTTCCATGATACACGAGACGGCTTCCCTCTCAGTCTTGGCCCGGTCGAGAAAGTCCTTGTATGCCTCTCCCAATGAAAAGACTCTTTCCCTGTCCCGGGTTTTCAATACGTCCCACACGGGCCGCGGCCGGTATTCCAGGTCTTCCTTGAGCTTTTCAATCTTTATCTTCGCCGTTTCTCTCTTTTTCTTTTTATCCACCTGATTATCCTCTCGGGTTGCGGCTACCGCCAGGTCCTGTCAGACGGATAACCCCACGCGCAGGGCCCCTCTATTCCTTCCGATTGATTTTGTCCCTTAGTATCGACGAGGGCCGGAAGGTCACCACTCGCCTCTCAGCAAGGATCAGGTCTTCACCAGTGGCTGGATTCCGCCCCCTTCTGCGTCTTTTGTGTTTTACGCAAAATTTTCCGAACCTTGAAATCAATACGTCCTCCCCGTTTTCGAGAGTCCTTTTCACGATTTCCAGGAGGGTTTCCGAAATCTCCTGGGCCCGCTTATAGGTGAAGCCCAGCTTTGCCACGTCCTCGAAGATCCTGCTTTTCGTAAGTGTCATTCTCTCTCCCGTTCTCCTCCAAGATTTCTTTAATTGCGTTCCGTCCTGGTTCTTCCTTGTCTCCCCAAGGGAGCACACCTGAGTTGTGAAAGTTTAACTTGTGCCCATCCATAGATAGGTAATCCGCCTATCTATGGATGGGCACTAACTTAGTATTTTTAAAGAGTTAAATCAATAAAACAATTCCACCGGCAAATTCAAGGAATTTTCAGAAAACAGACAAAAAACCTCCTGGACCCCGGCCCTTCAAGCATCCGGAAAAACAAGCTCATCGGGCCACTCCCTACCGTGCCCGTCCTGGGGACCCTTTCTGCAGGCATCCACCACCAGCCGCCCCCCGCGGATAAACATATCCCGCTCCGGGTCCACGTTGTGAAAGAGTTTCCAGAGGAGCAAAGAATCCTTTTCAAACGATACATCCGGATCAAAGAGAAGGATGATGTTGAATCCCTTCAGGACCGGCAGATCGAAAAGTTTCCCGGCGAAATACCGCCCCCCCCTTTTGGGGTCTTTTTCCACCCCAAGGGCAAGGACCCGGTTCCGGGGGTGGCTTCCCCCTCCATCCCCGTTACAGGGGGCTATAGGAGAACACCCCGTCACTCCTTTAATGGCCTCCCGGATCCCTTCAAGCAACCGTCTCCCATGGATCGAACCTTTTTCAATGCTCTCTCCGGGGGTGTGTCTTGGTGGTTCCCCGGGCAATCTCCGGGTCAGGTCGATCCCTATTTTCGATCCAAAGATCGGGGTGGGGGAGGCATGGTCCAGGACATCCAGGATGCCCCTGGAAAATGTGATGTCCGTGGTGATATCAAAATCATGCAAAATCTTGGCCAAAATCTGCTCCGGATTCCGAAGATCCACGTCCTCGTCCACCACCAGGATGGATTTGCAGAAGCTTAACTGCCCCTGGCCCCACAACCCATACATGAGCTTCTGGGCATGTCCCGGATACTCCTTTTCCATGGATACCACCACCCCGTTGTGAAAGGCCCCCTCCCAGGGGAACCAGTAATCCACCATCTCGGGGAACAAGGCCTGCAGGAAGGGCAGAAAAAGCCGCTCGGTGGCCTTTCCCAGGTAACAGTCTTCCATAGGCGGAGGCCCCACCAGCGTAGAGCAATAAACGGGATCTTTTCGATGGGTGAGGGCCGTGACGTGGAAGACCGGGTACTCGTCCGGCAAGGAGTAGTATCCCGTGTGGTCCCCGAAGGGTCCCTCCAGACGCCGCTCCTCCGGGTCCACATACCCTTCCAGGACGAACTCGGCCTCGGCCGGGACCTCCATGTCCACCGTGAGGCACTTGGCCATGGTAACGGGCCGCTGCCGGATGAAACCGGCCAGGAGCATCTCGTCCCCGTTTCTGGGCATAGGGGCGGTGGCCGCGTAGATGGTTGCCGGATCGGCCCCGATTGCCACGGCGACCGGCATGCGCTTCCGGGCCCTCCTGTACTCACGGAAGAAATGGGCCCCGTCCTTGTGGACGTGCCAGTGCATCCCAGTGGTCCGCCGGTCAAAAATCTGGAGACGATACATCCCCGTATTCCGCCGGCCGCTCTTCAGGCTCCGGGTAAAGACCATAGGTAGAGTGATAAATGGACCTGCATCCTTCGGCCAGTGGTGAAGGATGGGCAAGCGGGTGAGATCCACCTCCTCACCCCGGTAAACAACTTCCTGGCAGGGCGGGGTTCCTGTCAGGTGACGCCTCGGAAAACAGCGGGTAACCGGGAGCACCCGGGGGAGAAGAGCGAGTGTATCCCGCAATCCCCTGGGAGGACGCAACTCGATCAGGCGCCTCATTCTCTCCGTAAGATCTTCCAGGCGGCTGACCCCCAGGGCAAGGCAGATGCGTCTTTCGCTCCCGAACAGGTTGGTCACAACGGGATAGGGAGACCCTTCGACCCGGGCAAAAAAGAGGGCCTTTCCCCCGCCCGGACTCTTGGACTCCCGGTCCGTCATCCGGCTGATCTCAAGGTAGGGAGAAACCGGCCTTTCCACCCTTTTCAGTTCTCCCGTCTCCCGGAGGGTGCGGAGGAATCCCGAAAGATTTCTATATCCACGTTTCAATTTTTCTCGCTCCAACCATGGATCCCCGGTTCCTTTTCTCACTGAGACAAACGTTGATTCCCTTACAACCGAACCTGGTTTTGAGATTCCCTCCTCAGTGGATCCCCCTTGCGATCTCGTTTGCCAGGACCCCGAAAAACAGGGTCAGGGAAATGGCACTGTTTACATGGAAAAAGGCCAGATCGATACGGGATAGGTCATGGGGCCGGACCAGGCTGTGCTCCGCCACCATGAGGGCTCCGATCAAGAAGAGGGCAGCCATGTAAGGCAGTCCCATATCAAAGACGATGAAGACCAGGAAAAAGAA contains the following coding sequences:
- a CDS encoding aminopeptidase, encoding MKIEKLKEDLEYRPRPVWDVLKTRDRERVFSLGEAYKDFLDRAKTEREAVSCIMEAASREGYVKDPRTGPPQKMMRVLHEKCIALVRPGKSPLEEGMRLIVSHIDSPRLDLKQRPIYEEADLGFMKTHYYGGVKKYHWVARPLALHGRIVKGDGSRLDLAVGEDPEDPVFAILDLLPHLARKTQYEKKLEEAIPAEKLNLLVGGIPLGDHETKERFKLAVLDHLHRRYGIVEEDFVSAELEVVPAEKARDVGWDRSLVGGYGQDDRICAFASLRALLDGEEKSEKTALVLFVDKEETGSDGATGAKTRLIESIVQDLLVLEGRRPDPRTVYRVLAASKALSGDVNGALDPDYQDVHEKRNAAMLGYGVCLTKFMGRGGKVGANDANAEYVGWLRKLFSEQGVVWQTGELGKVDAGGGGTVSKFLSVYGMEIIDCGPPVLSMHSPFEISHKGDLYMTYKGYRAFLETSSD
- a CDS encoding menaquinone biosynthesis decarboxylase, with the protein product MKRGYRNLSGFLRTLRETGELKRVERPVSPYLEISRMTDRESKSPGGGKALFFARVEGSPYPVVTNLFGSERRICLALGVSRLEDLTERMRRLIELRPPRGLRDTLALLPRVLPVTRCFPRRHLTGTPPCQEVVYRGEEVDLTRLPILHHWPKDAGPFITLPMVFTRSLKSGRRNTGMYRLQIFDRRTTGMHWHVHKDGAHFFREYRRARKRMPVAVAIGADPATIYAATAPMPRNGDEMLLAGFIRQRPVTMAKCLTVDMEVPAEAEFVLEGYVDPEERRLEGPFGDHTGYYSLPDEYPVFHVTALTHRKDPVYCSTLVGPPPMEDCYLGKATERLFLPFLQALFPEMVDYWFPWEGAFHNGVVVSMEKEYPGHAQKLMYGLWGQGQLSFCKSILVVDEDVDLRNPEQILAKILHDFDITTDITFSRGILDVLDHASPTPIFGSKIGIDLTRRLPGEPPRHTPGESIEKGSIHGRRLLEGIREAIKGVTGCSPIAPCNGDGGGSHPRNRVLALGVEKDPKRGGRYFAGKLFDLPVLKGFNIILLFDPDVSFEKDSLLLWKLFHNVDPERDMFIRGGRLVVDACRKGPQDGHGREWPDELVFPDA
- a CDS encoding integration host factor subunit alpha; translated protein: MTLTKSRIFEDVAKLGFTYKRAQEISETLLEIVKRTLENGEDVLISRFGKFCVKHKRRRRGRNPATGEDLILAERRVVTFRPSSILRDKINRKE